From Spiroplasma eriocheiris, the proteins below share one genomic window:
- a CDS encoding DegV family protein, which translates to MKKVAIIVDSSSGIKRKDLEKYDDMYWMPLLLTFPDGSEVDDDDDIISFNEFYDILAQKVVKTSQIPMGKMINKWDELLKTYEKIVFVGLSKGLSGQHENIYMLSQQDEYKDRVFVIDTDGVSEVLKHMIDHIYQWLNEGVVPEEIQAKVDELKKQFSAFIIPKSLETLKRGGRITPAAAALASLLKITPILRYDGKIDKFEKTRTFKKAIELTLHQIKKERKNWKEIILIHSKTDEETLNDVKKIITDYGCEIKKTVILANVIAAHTGPNTVVLVCWEK; encoded by the coding sequence ATGAAAAAAGTAGCAATAATAGTTGACTCCTCATCAGGAATCAAAAGAAAAGACTTAGAAAAATATGATGACATGTATTGAATGCCATTACTATTAACTTTCCCCGATGGTAGTGAAGTTGATGACGATGATGATATTATTTCATTCAATGAATTTTATGATATTTTGGCGCAGAAAGTTGTTAAGACAAGCCAAATCCCAATGGGAAAAATGATTAACAAGTGAGATGAACTGTTAAAAACTTACGAAAAAATTGTTTTCGTTGGTTTATCAAAAGGTTTATCTGGTCAACATGAAAATATTTATATGCTTTCACAGCAAGATGAATATAAAGATCGTGTTTTTGTTATCGATACTGATGGTGTTAGCGAAGTATTAAAACATATGATTGACCATATTTATCAGTGATTAAACGAAGGAGTAGTCCCGGAAGAAATCCAAGCAAAAGTTGATGAATTAAAAAAACAATTCTCTGCTTTTATTATTCCAAAAAGTTTAGAAACTTTAAAACGGGGCGGAAGGATTACCCCCGCTGCAGCCGCTCTTGCTTCGCTTTTGAAGATCACACCGATTTTAAGATATGATGGAAAAATTGATAAATTTGAAAAAACAAGAACTTTTAAAAAAGCAATTGAATTAACATTACATCAAATTAAAAAAGAGCGTAAAAATTGAAAAGAAATTATTTTAATTCATTCGAAAACAGATGAAGAAACATTAAATGATGTTAAAAAAATCATTACTGACTATGGTTGTGAAATTAAAAAAACAGTAATTTTAGCCAATGTCATAGCAGCCCATACCGGACCTAATACTGTTGTTCTAGTATGTTGAGAAAAATAA